A single window of Aspergillus oryzae RIB40 DNA, chromosome 8 DNA harbors:
- a CDS encoding OPT family oligopeptide transporter (sexual differentiation process protein ISP4): protein MVLSAVSRKFSRATEDPLDTPSPVTDNDSDRISNVDKKLASVDERSSSDEEHVKKPSETYAIEQETEEDPEIAALPREVRQLVSLTDDPTLPTITFRYFLLSIIFIVPGAFLSQMSHFRTTQAPYSIFFVQIATHYVGNFFARVFPAWEIRVPFTKWSFNLNPAPWSAKEHVLVTLTAASGATYNLGYTPIALAELFYGEKLNPAVAIFFMFAIVWVGYAFAAIARQLLLYDPTYVWPQALMQTTLFETFRKQDVSSPLARRQLKIFFLSLVGMTLWQFLPEYVFPFTSSLAFLCWVAPHNPVANFIGSGLGGMGFLNLTFDWSNINWNGSSILLTPWWTQVILFLAYVVSCWVLLPAAKWGNLGSYKHGLMSNSLFMANGTKYPVLDVLTPDFRLNQTAYEEHGLMYMGLHNAWATFFDYAKVTAAVTWIATFGFYQVKSNLKKAIASRRKSEKAKGQNINYQYHDRLNVLQRQYKEVPLWWYVALFMAGFIILLVATACGYLWIPVWTLFVGLATAGVFVLPFGWLYAISNYQLAVGTFNEMLYGYMVHTKAGASHRHPCGPSTYGAIAGDAWYRAQYMLQDQKIGHYMHIPPRTVFFSQIFGTVLGIPVNYGVIRWVLNTKGNILKGVEKDPLNQWTGQSIIGSNTLGVQYAVIGPQKMFENPELRILPYSFLVGAVIPPILYILHRCFPRLRVDLWNVTIFFSGLSVFYGNISTGYTSAIIGGYVVMYWAYRRRFETWKRYSYMVAAAFDAGFNLNMLLIFLFFGSGKQIKMPNWWGNNADSVERCFAL, encoded by the coding sequence ATGGTGCTGTCCGCCGTCTCTCGAAAGTTCTCGAGGGCAACGGAGGATCCCTTGGATACTCCCTCACCAGTGACGGACAACGACAGCGATCGGATATCCAATGTGGACAAGAAGTTGGCGTCGGTGGACGAGCGATCGTccagcgatgaggaacaCGTGAAGAAGCCCAGCGAGACATATGCTATAGAGCAGGAGACCGAAGAGGATCCAGAGATCGCAGCGCTACCCCGTGAAGTCCGGCAGCTGGTCAGTCTCACCGATGACCCGACCTTACCCACGATTACCTTCCGATATTTCCTCCTGTCGATCATTTTTATCGTTCCCGGGGCTTTTCTGTCTCAGATGAGCCACTTCCGTACAACTCAGGCGCCGTATTCGATCTTTTTTGTCCAGATCGCAACCCACTACGTCGGAAACTTCTTTGCACGCGTGTTTCCAGCCTGGGAGATCCGTGTCCCATTCACAAAATGGTCATTCAACCTCAACCCAGCGCCCTGGAGTGCCAAAGAACATGTGCTGGTTACGTTAACCGCTGCGTCTGGTGCTACGTACAACCTGGGCTATACCCCCATTGCACTTGCAGAGCTCTTCTACGGGGAAAAACTTAATCCGGCAGTTgcaatcttcttcatgttcgCCATTGTTTGGGTTGGGTACGCATTTGCAGCCATCGCGCGCCAGCTACTTCTGTATGATCCCACATACGTCTGGCCACAGGCCCTCATGCAGACCACCCTTTTCGAGACATTCCGGAAGCAAGATGTTTCGTCGCCCCTTGCCCGGCGTCAGCTCaagatcttctttctgtctctgGTGGGAATGACCTTATGGCAATTCCTCCCCGAGTACGTGTTTCCTTTCACGTCTTCCCTGGCGTTTCTTTGCTGGGTGGCTCCCCACAACCCTGTAGCCAACTTTATTGGCTCCGGTTTAGGGGGAATGGGCTTTCTCAATTTAACCTTCGATTGGTCGAATATCAACTGGAATGGCTCATCGATTCTGCTCACACCCTGGTGGACACAGGTcattctgttcctggcgTATGTCGTGAGCTGTTGGGTCCTCCTGCCGGCCGCCAAGTGGGGGAATTTGGGCTCATACAAGCACGGCCTGATGTCGAACTCGCTATTCATGGCAAACGGCACCAAGTATCCGGTTCTAGACGTTTTGACCCCGGACTTTCGCTTGAATCAAACCGCTTACGAAGAACACGGTCTCATGTACATGGGGCTCCACAATGCCTGGGCTACATTCTTCGACTATGCCAAGGTGACCGCAGCAGTTACCTGGATCGCTACATTCGGGTTCTACCAGGTCAAATcgaacctgaagaaggccaTTGCTTCCCGTCGGAAGTcggaaaaggccaagggcCAAAATATCAACTATCAGTATCACGATCGTCTAAATGTGCTCCAGAGGCAATACAAGGAGGTGCCCCTGTGGTGGTACGTAGCCCTCTTCATGGCTGGGTTTATCATCCTCCTTGTGGCCACCGCATGTGGATACCTTTGGATCCCAGTCTGGACGTTGTTCGTTGGCCTGGCCACGGCCGGTGTTTTCGTCCTCCCCTTCGGTTGGCTGTACGCAATCTCCAACTATCAGCTCGCGGTGGGAACATTCAACGAGATGCTGTACGGGTACATGGTCCACACGAAAGCAGGCGCGTCTCACCGTCACCCCTGTGGACCGTCCACCTACGGAGCGATCGCTGGCGACGCTTGGTATCGAGCTCAGTACATGCTTCAAGATCAAAAGATCGGACATTATATGCACATTCCACCGCGAACGGTCTTTTTCTCTCAGATCTTTGGAACTGTTCTCGGCATTCCAGTGAATTACGGCGTGATTCGCTGGGTCTTGAACACGAAGggcaacatcctcaagggTGTTGAGAAGGACCCGCTAAACCAGTGGACAGGTCAATCAATCATAGGTTCTAACACTCTCGGAGTGCAATACGCTGTCATTGGACCTCAGAAAATGTTCGAAAACCCCGAACTGAGGATTCTCCCTTACTCTTTCCTCGTGGGAGCCGTCATCCCCCCAatactgtacatactccACCGCTGCTTCCCACGATTGCGGGTTGACTTGTGGAACGTCAcaatctttttctctggtcTGTCGGTCTTCTACGGGAATATCAGCACAGGCTATACTTCGGCCATCATCGGAGGATATGTGGTTATGTACTGGGCGTATCGGCGTCGGTTTGAGACCTGGAAACGGTACAGCTACATGGTTGCCGCCGCCTTCGATGCCGGCTTCAACTTGAACatgttgttgatcttcctgtTCTTTGGCTCCGGGAAACAAATCAAGATGCCCAATTGGTGGGGCAATAATGCGGACTCTGTTGAGCGTTGCTTCGCATTGTGA